Proteins encoded together in one Anguilla anguilla isolate fAngAng1 chromosome 9, fAngAng1.pri, whole genome shotgun sequence window:
- the si:ch211-284e13.5 gene encoding putative zinc finger and SCAN domain-containing protein 5D codes for MSTNGSPANSSLVSELSFSFQDELTATIHNAFGVAVEMAVLEITKLVGQALGDVRDQMHETLRENKSLKQRLQAAELEVCTLRDRVSDESNAQLAAACKFSSVDGVQQVHLPPLPHIDSLQSQPITGKQKQQRNIESKQPIDALLNVDERYEFLTAAEEVDGHHKKSFCEIREDGRVCSHDLNSNIGGESKSNEPQESTGTDGNHHNLFTAGQMGGVQFNRTQSQTAPGLDNAQTFVEGQSVPDAVCPKSEVEQPLEVKKESPDLTCASGSGPFGGGAEDIGPDSLSLAQSRLLEDWRPEPLQLQNCSTDSLIPCTSHSLSDSTIFNPEIPDVLSPAASGMPLPFSKPYQPGEPARISVAGQPFSSQMSDGDAKMAASSRNHHVCRVCGQAFHLAGELRKHRAQHHNHAPATAAPKNPKRQVFPPGRSPYHCSLCGRDFNRMEHLKIHQRIHTGERPYACSVCNARFRHSWALTRHFRIHTGEKPYVCNQCGKTFRNCGGLRFHQRSHSIGGVP; via the exons ATGTCAACGAATGGCAGCCCAGCTAATTCATCTTTAGTTTCGGAGCTGTCGTTTTCATTTCAGGATGAACTAACTGCGACCATACACAATGCATTTGGAGTGGCTGTGGAAATGGCTGTGCTCGAGATCACCAAACTGGTAGGCCAAGCGTTGGGGGATGTGCGTGATCAAATGCATGAAACATTACGGGAGAATAAGTCACTCAAGCAGCGTTTACAAGCAGCTGAGTTGGAAGTTTGCACCCTGCGTGATCGCGTCAGTGACGAAAGCAACGCGCAGCTGGCTGCGGCATGCAAGTTTAGCTCTGTTGATGGAGTTCAACAGGTTCATCTACCACCGTTACCCCATATCGACAGCCTACAAAGCCAGCCTAtcactggaaaacaaaaacagcaaaggaATATCGAATCAAAACAGCCAATTGATGCATTATTGAATGTGGATGAAAGGTATGAGTTTTTGACTGCAGCTGAGGAAGTCGATGGACACCATAAAAAATCGTTTTGCGAAATCCGTGAGGATGGACGTGTCTGTTCCCATGACCTGAACTCAAATATAGGGGGCGAGTCAAAATCAAATGAACCTCAAGAATCGACAG GTACAGATGGAAACCATCACAATTTGTTCACGGCTGGCCAGATGGGTGGAGTGCAGTTTAAtcgcacacagtcacaaacagcTCCAGGACTGGACAACGCCCAGACTTTTGTTGAAGGACAGAGTGTACCTGATGCCGTCTGTCCTAAATCTGAGGTAGAACAGCCCCTGGAGGTGAAAAAGGAGTCACCGGATCTCACTTGTGCCTCTGGCTCTGGGCCctttggtgggggggcggaAGACATTGGTCCAGATAGCCTCTCTCTGGCTCAGTCCAGACTTTTGGAAGACTGGAGGCCTGAACCTCTGcagctgcagaactgcagcacaGACTCCCTCATTCCCTGCACCAGCCACTCTCTGT CTGACTCAACGATCTTCAATCCAGAGATACCGGACGTCCTCTCACCAGCAGCCAGCGGCATGCCTCTGCCATTCTCCAAGCCATACCAGCCTGGAGAACCCGCACGGATCTCAGTCGCAGGTCAGCCGTTCTCCAGCCAGATGAGTGACGGGGATGCCAAGATGGCTGCCTCCAGTAGGAACCACCACGTCTGCAGGGTGTGTGGCCAGGCTTTCCATCTGGCTGGGGAGCTGCGGAAACACCGCGCCCAGCACCACAACCATGCCCCCGCCACCGCTGCCCCCAAAAACCCTAAGCGGCAGGTCTTTCCACCAGGCCGCAGCCCCTACCACTGCTCCTTGTGCGGCCGTGACTTCAACCGCATGGAGCACCTGAAGATCCACCAGCGCATCCACACCGGGGAGCGGCCGTACGCCTGCTCCGTCTGCAATGCCCGATTCCGCCACTCGTGGGCGCTTACCAGGCACTTCCGCATCCACACGGGCGAGAAGCCCTATGTCTGCAACCAGTGCGGAAAGACCTTCCGGAACTGTGGGGGGCTCCGCTTCCATCAGAGGTCCCACTCCATTGGAGGGGTTCCCTGA